The genomic interval CCCCCGCCGTGTCGAGGCTACTGGATGGGGTCATAGGCGGGTCCCTCGGAGGCGCCCTCGCGGACGGCCGGAGTGCGAAGCGACTTGATGTACTCGACGATGGCCGCCGTCTCCGGGCCCTGCAGCTTGCCCTGGTAGGTCGGCATCACGTTCTGGTAGCCCGACACGAGGTGGGCGCCCGGGTCCATCATCGACTGGGTGATGTAGGCCTCGTCCACGCGGATCTGCTGGCCGTCGTCCAGCTTCTCCACGCGGTCATACATGCCAAGGAACGTGGGGCCGATGTGCTGCGAGCCATCCACGGAGTGGCACTTGAGGCAGCCCTGGGTGCCGGCCAGCACCTGGCCCTGCTCCACCATGCGCGCCACCGGCGGCACCAGCGAGGTGTCCGCGAGCGCGTCCTGGCGGTCCTGCAGCCGGCCGCGGCGCTGCTCCTTGATCCAATTGTCGTACTCCTCCTGGGGGAGGACCACGACCTCGGCCAGCATCTTCGAGTGCGACAGGCCGCAGTACTCGGTGCAGAGCACCTGGTACGTGCCGGGCTTGGTCGCCTCGAACCAGATCTGCGTGTAGCGGCCGGGCAGCGCATCCATCTTGATGCGGAAGGCCGGGACGTAGAAGGAGTGCAGCACGTCGCGGGAGGTGATGAGCAATCGCACCGGACGGTTGGCCGGGACGTGAAGCACGTTCACGCCGTTGGGGCCCTCCG from Myxococcus stipitatus carries:
- the coxB gene encoding cytochrome c oxidase subunit II, whose translation is MSELLNNLLFLPESASTFAERVDLLHHFVVVTTIVMSLGTGLAALFMFFRYRRRTPAQATEYVVPTLKTEFLFVSVPLVFFLAWFGIGFRDFTWVTTPPKDSMDVYVMGKQWMWKFSYPEGPNGVNVLHVPANRPVRLLITSRDVLHSFYVPAFRIKMDALPGRYTQIWFEATKPGTYQVLCTEYCGLSHSKMLAEVVVLPQEEYDNWIKEQRRGRLQDRQDALADTSLVPPVARMVEQGQVLAGTQGCLKCHSVDGSQHIGPTFLGMYDRVEKLDDGQQIRVDEAYITQSMMDPGAHLVSGYQNVMPTYQGKLQGPETAAIVEYIKSLRTPAVREGASEGPAYDPIQ